From the genome of Rhodohalobacter sp. SW132:
TTACCGGGCTCACGGCCGGGCTTCTCTTCAAAACCGGTAATTTTTGTTTTTGCAGACAAACCTTCCGATAGGCTAAGATCGTCGGCTGCTATCGTTTCCACCGGCTTTCTTTTGGATTGCATGATTCCTTTCAAACTCGGAATTCGCGGGTCGTTCATATCATTGGAGCAGGTTACCAATCCCGGAGAGGGGAGAGAGATGATCTCTTGGCCGGTATCCCCTTGTCGTTTCACCGTTAGAGCACCATTTTCGTAGGTTAGTCCAACTGCATTTGTGACATAAGGAAGATCAAGAAGTTCGGCGAGCATACTGCCTGTGAGACCGGAATCAGTATCCTGTGACTGCTTTCCGCAGGAGATATAATCAAACTCTTTATCTTTGAAAAAGGCGGCCAGCATGTTAGCATAGGTGAACGAGTCGTTATCGGAATCGTCGTTTGTTATGATATGGGTTCCTTTGTCTGCTCCCATGGCGAGTGCCTTTCGAATCGTCTCTTTCGCTTTTTCCGGGCCGGCAAGAACTACTTCAACTTCTGCGTCATGCTTTTCTTTAAGCACGAGAGCCTCTTCCACTGCTGATGCATCGTATGCGTTTAAAATACTTCGGTCTGCATCCTGAATCAGTTTGCCGTCTTTAATCTGAAGGGGCGCATTAACATCGGGTACCTGTTTTATACAAACGTAGAATTTCATTCTGTTACGTATTTTCTTTTATTGTTCTGGAACCGCTTTTTTGTGATCCTGAAATATAAAAAAATCATACCACAAAAGTTGAATCGGATATGAAGCGTTTTCATCATAACGGTTTTGCTGTTTGGATCACATCACACCATTAACAAACCTCAGAGCTATAGAATTTATCTCTGATTAGTTTATTTGTCAGAATCGCATATTAAGTTTTGGATCTGTGTTTAAAGGTATTCAGAAGTTCATATTTGGAAGCCGGTTTAACAATCAATCAAAATGGATTTGTGGTAACAGCGAATTTGGTCAGGATTTGTGCGTGATCTCCCTTATTTTGTGCGCTTCCGATCACCCAAAATCGAACCCTTTTTGAAATCACCTGTTCGCCCATTACCGTTTTGGAGTAAACTTGTTCTGCTGGTTGTCATAACCGCAGCGGGTTTATTATGGACCGGAATGGCGGGAATGCAGGAGCGTGTGGTTGTTTTAAGGATGTTTCTCTTTTTCGGATCTGCGCTGATTGCCTTCATCACACCCTACCTTCTGTTTCCTGATCCTGCGGCACCCCTGATGCAGCTTGGGAATGCCGGCCCGTCCGGGTTGATCCGGCACCTGGTTCGAAGAGTATCGGTACTGTTGGTCAGTACGCTGCTGTTCATAGCGGTGATCTGTTTTGGTGATATTCATGCCCCGATCAATGAGCTGGCGGCGAAAGCAATCTATTTTCTTCACGGCTCCCTCTTCTTTTCCGGCCTGCTTTTTTATTCAGTAATTCGCTACACTCGTTCGGGCAAAAGTTCTCAGTTCTGGAAAGAGTCAGATAAGGGAAAAAAACTCCGTTCTGACCTCGGCGAGTATTTCAAATACCCGATCGATCCCGGAGCCATCCCCAGTTTTATCAACACGGTCGTAGTGGGCGCACTTGGTATGATCGCAGTTTCGGCAGGAGCGGCGCTTTATGGAAGTTTTGGTT
Proteins encoded in this window:
- a CDS encoding electron transfer flavoprotein subunit beta/FixA family protein; this translates as MKFYVCIKQVPDVNAPLQIKDGKLIQDADRSILNAYDASAVEEALVLKEKHDAEVEVVLAGPEKAKETIRKALAMGADKGTHIITNDDSDNDSFTYANMLAAFFKDKEFDYISCGKQSQDTDSGLTGSMLAELLDLPYVTNAVGLTYENGALTVKRQGDTGQEIISLPSPGLVTCSNDMNDPRIPSLKGIMQSKRKPVETIAADDLSLSEGLSAKTKITGFEEKPGREPGKKFEGEPEEIAREVAQLLDSQENLI